A part of Variovorax sp. HW608 genomic DNA contains:
- the ntrC gene encoding nitrogen regulation protein NR(I) — protein MKPIWIVDDDQSIRFVLEKALLREDLPTRSFTNTREVLAALEAAADDDLQGPQVLVSDIRMPGGSGLDLLDKIKAKHPGLPVIIMTAFSDLDSAVSAFQGGAFEYLPKPFDLPRAVELIRRAVDESQREEVAEERMASTPEMLGQAPAMQDVFRAIGRLSQSNVTVLITGESGSGKELVARALHKHSPRANGPFVAINTAAIPKDLLESELFGHERGAFTGAQTMRRGRFEQAEGGTLFLDEIGDMPFDLQTRLLRVLSDGHFYRVGGHNSVKANVRVIAATHQDLELRVKQGGFREDLFHRLNVIRLRLPALRERSEDVPALTRHFLQQSAKQLGVEPKRISDAALAQLAAFGFPGNVRQLENICHWLTVMAPAQLIEAKDLPPEVLANASTEAPAAPAAVAPALASEHEQPPAAPVAAAAVALPAMQPVAPAAVASAPAATWESGLESEAQSMLAAGRTDVWDALSRRFESRLILTALANTRGRRIEAAQKLGIGRNTITRKIQELGLE, from the coding sequence ATGAAGCCGATCTGGATAGTGGATGATGATCAATCAATCCGCTTCGTGCTGGAGAAAGCGCTGCTGCGCGAAGACCTGCCGACCCGTAGCTTCACCAACACGCGCGAAGTCCTCGCCGCACTCGAAGCGGCAGCCGACGACGATCTGCAGGGCCCCCAGGTCCTGGTGAGCGACATCCGCATGCCGGGTGGTTCCGGCCTCGACCTGCTCGACAAGATCAAGGCCAAGCACCCCGGACTGCCGGTCATCATCATGACCGCCTTCTCCGACCTGGACAGTGCCGTGTCGGCGTTCCAGGGGGGAGCCTTCGAATACCTTCCGAAGCCCTTCGACCTGCCGCGCGCTGTGGAGCTGATCCGCCGCGCCGTCGACGAAAGCCAGCGCGAAGAGGTGGCCGAGGAACGCATGGCGTCCACGCCCGAGATGCTCGGCCAGGCGCCGGCGATGCAGGACGTGTTCCGCGCCATCGGCCGGCTTTCGCAGAGCAACGTCACGGTGCTGATCACCGGCGAGTCGGGCTCGGGCAAGGAGCTGGTTGCGCGCGCGCTGCACAAGCATTCGCCGCGCGCCAACGGGCCCTTCGTCGCCATCAACACCGCCGCCATTCCGAAGGACCTGCTGGAGAGCGAACTCTTCGGCCACGAGCGCGGCGCGTTCACCGGCGCGCAGACCATGCGGCGCGGCCGCTTCGAGCAGGCCGAAGGCGGCACGCTCTTCCTCGACGAAATCGGCGACATGCCGTTCGATCTCCAGACGCGATTGCTGCGGGTGCTGAGCGACGGGCATTTCTACCGCGTCGGCGGTCACAACTCGGTCAAGGCCAACGTCCGCGTGATCGCGGCGACCCACCAGGACCTGGAGCTGCGCGTCAAGCAAGGGGGCTTTCGCGAAGACCTTTTCCACCGGCTCAACGTGATCCGCCTGCGCCTGCCCGCGCTGCGCGAGCGCAGCGAGGACGTGCCCGCGCTCACACGCCACTTCCTGCAGCAGAGCGCCAAGCAGCTCGGCGTCGAGCCCAAGCGCATTTCCGACGCGGCGCTGGCCCAACTCGCGGCGTTTGGCTTCCCGGGCAACGTTCGGCAGCTCGAGAACATCTGCCACTGGCTCACGGTCATGGCGCCGGCGCAGTTGATCGAGGCCAAGGACCTGCCGCCCGAAGTGTTGGCGAATGCCTCCACGGAGGCACCTGCCGCACCGGCTGCCGTGGCACCCGCACTGGCGTCCGAGCATGAACAGCCCCCGGCCGCGCCGGTTGCTGCCGCAGCCGTCGCCCTGCCTGCGATGCAGCCCGTGGCACCGGCGGCCGTTGCGAGCGCGCCGGCTGCGACGTGGGAAAGCGGACTCGAATCGGAAGCGCAAAGCATGCTGGCGGCCGGCCGGACCGACGTCTGGGATGCGCTGTCGCGCCGCTTCGAGTCACGGCTGATCCTCACGGCGCTCGCGAACACCCGAGGCCGCCGCATCGAGGCCGCGCAGAAGCTCGGCATCGGCCGCAACACGATCACCCGGAAGATCCAGGAACTGGGGCTGGAGTGA
- the xth gene encoding exodeoxyribonuclease III, whose product MKIATWNVNSLTARLQHVLDWLIANPVDVLCLQELKLSDDKFPLEVLKSAGYEAAVFGQKTYNGVAVLSLAPTRHVVKNIVGFTDEHSRVISTTIDTPSGELRIVNGYFVNGQAPGTDKFAYKMKWLEALRDWLRQELALHPDLVLLGDFNIAPEDRDSFDPVGLAETIHHTTEERNHFKDLLKLGLTDSFRLFEQPEKSYSWWDYRMLGYQKNRGLRIDHILVSDPLVPRVKGCVIDRAPRKWEKPSDHAPVILELAP is encoded by the coding sequence ATGAAGATCGCCACCTGGAACGTCAACTCCCTCACCGCCCGACTGCAGCACGTGCTCGACTGGCTGATCGCCAACCCCGTCGACGTGCTGTGCCTGCAGGAGCTCAAGCTGAGCGACGACAAGTTCCCGCTGGAAGTCCTGAAGTCCGCCGGCTACGAAGCCGCGGTGTTCGGGCAGAAGACCTACAACGGCGTCGCAGTGCTGAGCCTCGCGCCGACGCGCCACGTGGTGAAGAACATCGTCGGTTTCACGGATGAACACTCGCGCGTCATCAGCACGACCATCGACACGCCGTCCGGCGAATTGCGCATCGTCAACGGCTACTTCGTGAACGGCCAGGCGCCGGGCACGGACAAGTTCGCCTACAAGATGAAGTGGCTCGAAGCCCTGCGCGACTGGCTGCGGCAGGAGCTCGCCCTGCATCCCGACCTCGTGCTGCTCGGCGACTTCAACATCGCGCCGGAGGACCGCGACAGCTTCGACCCGGTGGGCCTCGCGGAGACGATCCATCACACCACCGAGGAGCGCAACCACTTCAAGGACCTGCTCAAGCTCGGGCTGACCGACAGCTTCCGCCTCTTCGAGCAGCCCGAGAAGAGCTACTCGTGGTGGGACTACCGCATGCTGGGCTACCAGAAGAACCGCGGCCTGCGCATCGACCATATCCTGGTGAGCGATCCGCTGGTGCCGCGCGTGAAGGGCTGCGTGATCGATCGCGCGCCGCGCAAGTGGGAAAAGCCCAGCGACCACGCACCGGTGATTCTGGAGCTCGCACCATGA
- a CDS encoding dihydrofolate reductase — translation MTTRINLILARAANGVIGLNGVMPWHLPEDMAHFKQQTVGAPVIMGRKTWDSLPPRFRPLPGRRNIVITRQPDWQADGAERVSSLQAAVDLCERDATPEAWVIGGAQIYAEAEPLAHRAIVTEIARDYGGDAWAPRFGAGWHEIERESHTSASGIPYSFVTLERNP, via the coding sequence ATGACGACGCGCATCAACCTCATCCTCGCACGCGCCGCCAACGGCGTGATCGGTCTCAATGGCGTGATGCCCTGGCATCTGCCGGAGGACATGGCGCACTTCAAGCAGCAGACGGTCGGCGCGCCGGTCATCATGGGCCGCAAGACCTGGGACTCGCTGCCGCCGCGCTTCCGCCCGCTGCCGGGCCGCCGCAACATCGTCATCACCCGCCAGCCGGACTGGCAGGCCGACGGTGCAGAGCGCGTGTCGAGCCTGCAGGCAGCGGTGGATCTCTGCGAACGCGACGCGACGCCCGAAGCGTGGGTGATCGGCGGCGCGCAGATCTACGCCGAGGCCGAGCCGCTGGCACATCGCGCCATCGTCACCGAGATCGCGCGCGACTACGGCGGCGACGCCTGGGCGCCGCGCTTCGGCGCCGGCTGGCACGAGATCGAGCGCGAGTCCCACACTTCGGCGAGCGGCATCCCCTATAGCTTCGTTACTCTCGAGCGAAATCCATGA
- a CDS encoding thymidylate synthase yields MTQRPIRSQYEDFMRHVDTTGVQKGDRTGTGTKSVFGYQMRFDLNEGFPLVTTKKVHLRSIIQELLWFLTGSSNNNWLRERGVTIWDEWAREDGDLGPVYGVQWRSWPTPDGGHIDQIQQVIDTLRSNPDSRRIIVSAWNVAELPKMALMPCHAFFQFYVAPPQAPGERGKLSCQLYQRSADIFLGVPFNIASYALLTHMIAQQCELDVGDFIWTGGDCHIYSNHAEQVALQLGRKPHPYPTLVIKRKPKSIFDYAYEDFEVVDYQHHDAIKAPVAV; encoded by the coding sequence ATGACCCAACGCCCCATCCGCTCGCAATACGAAGACTTCATGCGCCACGTCGACACGACCGGCGTGCAGAAGGGCGACCGCACCGGCACCGGCACCAAGAGCGTGTTCGGCTACCAGATGCGCTTCGACCTGAACGAAGGCTTCCCGCTGGTCACCACGAAGAAGGTGCACCTGCGCTCCATCATCCAGGAGCTGCTGTGGTTCCTGACCGGTTCGAGCAACAACAACTGGCTGCGCGAGCGCGGCGTCACGATCTGGGACGAATGGGCGCGCGAAGACGGCGACCTCGGCCCGGTGTACGGCGTGCAATGGCGCAGCTGGCCGACGCCGGACGGCGGCCACATCGACCAGATCCAGCAGGTGATCGACACGCTGCGCAGCAACCCCGATTCGCGCCGCATCATCGTGAGCGCCTGGAACGTGGCCGAACTGCCCAAGATGGCGCTGATGCCCTGCCACGCCTTCTTCCAGTTCTACGTCGCGCCGCCGCAGGCGCCGGGCGAGCGCGGCAAGCTCAGTTGCCAGCTCTACCAGCGCAGCGCCGACATCTTCCTCGGCGTGCCGTTCAACATCGCGAGCTATGCGCTGCTCACGCACATGATCGCGCAGCAGTGCGAGCTCGACGTCGGCGATTTCATCTGGACCGGCGGCGACTGCCACATCTACAGCAACCATGCCGAGCAGGTCGCGCTGCAACTCGGTCGCAAGCCCCATCCCTATCCGACGCTGGTCATCAAGCGCAAGCCGAAGTCGATCTTCGACTACGCGTACGAGGATTTCGAAGTGGTCGACTACCAGCACCACGACGCCATCAAGGCGCCGGTCGCCGTCTGA
- a CDS encoding CcdB family protein yields MARFDVYRHPDAALRKSTPYLIDLQNNYISGLDTRVVIPLRLARLFGPPMRDLNPSFEVDGAEVILDTAALAAIPTAELRTPVANLQAQSERIVDALDTLFGSY; encoded by the coding sequence ATGGCCCGTTTCGACGTCTATCGGCATCCGGACGCGGCGCTGCGAAAGAGCACGCCCTACCTCATCGACCTGCAGAACAACTACATCAGCGGACTGGACACGCGCGTGGTGATTCCGCTCAGGCTTGCCCGGCTCTTCGGCCCACCGATGCGCGATCTCAATCCCTCGTTCGAGGTCGATGGCGCGGAGGTGATCCTCGATACCGCCGCGCTCGCTGCCATTCCCACCGCCGAACTGCGAACACCGGTCGCCAACCTGCAGGCACAAAGCGAACGCATCGTCGATGCACTCGACACCCTCTTCGGTTCCTACTGA
- a CDS encoding type II toxin-antitoxin system CcdA family antitoxin, producing MLRFDNAPKKATNLTLNSKVLEMARDLGMNVSQTVDQLLAEEVKRRYWEKWNEDNREGIAAYNARIAKEGLPLAKYRTF from the coding sequence ATGCTCCGCTTCGACAACGCGCCCAAGAAGGCAACGAACCTCACCCTCAACAGCAAGGTGCTCGAGATGGCCCGCGACCTGGGCATGAACGTCTCGCAGACGGTCGACCAGCTCCTGGCCGAGGAGGTCAAGCGCCGCTACTGGGAGAAATGGAACGAGGACAACCGGGAAGGCATCGCCGCCTACAACGCGCGCATTGCGAAGGAAGGCCTGCCCTTGGCCAAGTACCGGACGTTCTAG
- a CDS encoding FAD-binding oxidoreductase: MSVLIEKLRGIVGAANVLTDGDLTAWEQDWRKRSRGKALAVVRPGTTQQVADVVKACAAAGTSIVPQGGNTGLAVGSIPDGSGTQVLLSLQRMNAIRGIDAANLTVTVEAGCVLQVLQEAARDAGFLFPLSLAAEGSCTIGGNLATNAGGTQVVRYGNARDLCLGLEVVTPQGEIWEGTNGLRKDNTGYDLRDLIVGSEGTLGIITAATMKLYPLPAAQLTAWAAVPSLDHAVTLLGLAHKRLGAGLTGFEVMGRFALGLVAKHFPALRVPFIDEESVPYCVLLENSDNESEDHARARFEALLETAFEAGCVTDAVVAENLTQAHQLWHVRESIPLAQAEEGLNIKHDISIAVSRIPTFVAETDALLQREIPGVRLVNFGHLGDGNLHYNVQAPAGGDNGAFLREHEDRINALVYDEVEKFEGSFSAEHGVGSLKVEKLEKHKSPVALAMMRAIKRGLDPENILNPGRVIRNT, encoded by the coding sequence ATGAGCGTCCTGATCGAAAAGCTGCGCGGCATCGTCGGCGCGGCGAACGTCCTCACCGATGGCGATCTCACCGCCTGGGAGCAGGACTGGCGCAAGCGTTCGCGCGGCAAGGCGCTGGCGGTCGTCCGGCCGGGCACCACGCAGCAGGTGGCCGACGTGGTCAAGGCCTGCGCAGCGGCCGGCACCTCGATCGTTCCGCAGGGCGGCAACACCGGCCTCGCGGTCGGCTCGATCCCCGACGGCAGCGGCACGCAGGTTCTGCTGAGCCTGCAGCGCATGAACGCGATCCGCGGCATCGATGCAGCGAACCTCACCGTGACGGTCGAGGCCGGCTGCGTGCTGCAGGTGCTGCAGGAAGCGGCGCGCGACGCGGGCTTCCTCTTCCCCCTGAGCCTCGCGGCCGAAGGAAGCTGCACCATCGGCGGCAACCTTGCAACCAATGCCGGCGGCACGCAGGTCGTGCGCTACGGCAATGCGCGCGACCTGTGCCTCGGTCTCGAAGTGGTGACGCCGCAGGGCGAGATCTGGGAAGGCACCAACGGCCTGCGCAAGGACAACACCGGCTACGACCTGCGCGACCTGATCGTCGGCAGCGAAGGCACGCTCGGCATCATCACCGCGGCGACGATGAAGCTCTATCCGCTGCCCGCGGCGCAGCTTACGGCCTGGGCGGCGGTGCCGTCGCTCGACCATGCAGTGACCTTGCTCGGCCTCGCCCACAAGCGCCTGGGCGCGGGGCTGACCGGCTTCGAGGTCATGGGCCGATTCGCGCTCGGCCTCGTCGCCAAGCATTTCCCCGCGCTGCGCGTGCCCTTCATCGACGAAGAATCGGTGCCCTACTGCGTGCTGCTCGAGAACTCCGACAACGAATCCGAGGACCATGCACGCGCCCGCTTCGAGGCACTGCTCGAAACCGCCTTCGAGGCCGGCTGCGTGACCGATGCGGTGGTCGCCGAGAACCTCACGCAGGCGCATCAGCTCTGGCATGTGCGCGAGAGCATTCCGCTCGCGCAGGCCGAGGAAGGCCTCAACATCAAGCACGACATCTCGATCGCGGTGTCGCGCATCCCCACCTTCGTGGCCGAGACCGATGCGCTGCTGCAGCGCGAGATCCCCGGCGTGCGGCTGGTCAACTTCGGGCACCTCGGCGACGGCAACCTGCACTACAACGTGCAGGCGCCCGCCGGCGGCGACAACGGCGCCTTCCTGCGCGAACACGAGGATCGCATCAACGCGCTGGTCTACGACGAGGTGGAAAAATTCGAGGGCTCGTTCTCGGCCGAGCACGGCGTCGGCTCGCTGAAAGTCGAGAAGCTCGAGAAGCACAAGTCGCCCGTCGCCCTCGCGATGATGCGCGCCATCAAGCGCGGACTCGATCCTGAGAACATCCTGAATCCGGGCCGGGTGATTCGCAACACATAG
- a CDS encoding DUF2069 domain-containing protein, whose translation MPYQAHPRLRALHLASPFLVINPSLPSASVSASRWLAVGSLAGLIVLGLAWELWLAPLRPGGSLLALKVLPLVVPIAGLLKNRMYTYRWVSLLVWLYFTEGVVRAWSDTNGVSQALALIQVLLCLALFIACAWHVRLRLRNAERARTLEGATQ comes from the coding sequence ATGCCGTACCAGGCTCACCCCAGGCTTCGCGCACTGCATCTCGCTTCGCCTTTCCTTGTGATCAATCCCTCGCTTCCTTCCGCCTCCGTCTCCGCCAGCCGCTGGCTCGCCGTCGGCAGCCTCGCCGGGCTGATCGTGCTCGGGCTGGCCTGGGAACTGTGGCTGGCGCCGCTCCGGCCGGGCGGGTCGTTGCTCGCACTGAAGGTGCTGCCCCTGGTGGTGCCGATCGCGGGCCTCTTGAAGAACCGCATGTACACCTACCGCTGGGTCAGCCTGCTGGTCTGGCTCTATTTCACCGAAGGCGTGGTGCGCGCCTGGAGCGACACGAACGGCGTCAGCCAGGCGCTGGCGCTGATCCAGGTGCTGCTGTGCCTGGCGCTTTTCATCGCCTGTGCCTGGCATGTGCGGCTGCGGCTGCGCAACGCCGAGCGGGCACGAACACTGGAAGGAGCGACGCAATGA
- a CDS encoding YihY family inner membrane protein: protein MIPAMNRRQLWRDLSHFPWGNTAAVLRERFREDRLGLTASSLTFTTTIAMVPFFTVALALFTVFPIFSKMQGRLQRWLIESLIPDNIARQVLGYLTQFANKASGLGVAGLVVLLATAVALILTMDKTLNSIWRVRTPRPFAQRVLIYWAAITLGPLVLALSLSTTASFLAASREVFGGAIVKLLLDSFEFVLLAGGMACLYRYVPNTHVKWSHAWTGGFFVAAAIEISKRVLGYYLSLVPTYSVMYGAFATVPILLVWTYVAWLIVLFGAVIAAYLPSLLTGVARRGGAAGWPLQLAVEVLQHLSEARSTTAKGLGAAALVARMRVEALQLAPVLETLVAIDWIAPIAEEPANEDPRFVLLADPTITPLEPLLKELLMPQAPPLENLWRKGPLDTLLLQDLLVYR, encoded by the coding sequence ATGATACCGGCCATGAATCGCCGGCAATTGTGGAGGGACCTTTCGCATTTCCCCTGGGGGAACACGGCGGCAGTCCTTCGCGAGCGCTTCCGCGAGGACCGCCTCGGCCTGACCGCGAGCAGCCTGACCTTCACCACCACCATCGCGATGGTGCCGTTCTTCACGGTGGCGCTGGCGCTGTTCACCGTGTTCCCGATCTTCTCGAAGATGCAGGGGCGGCTTCAGCGCTGGCTGATCGAAAGCCTGATTCCCGACAACATCGCGCGGCAGGTGCTCGGCTACCTCACCCAGTTCGCGAACAAGGCCAGCGGGCTGGGCGTGGCCGGCCTCGTGGTGCTGCTCGCGACGGCGGTGGCGCTGATCCTGACCATGGACAAGACGCTGAACAGCATCTGGCGTGTGCGCACGCCCAGGCCCTTTGCACAGCGGGTGCTGATCTACTGGGCCGCGATCACGCTCGGGCCGTTGGTGCTGGCCCTGAGCCTGAGCACCACCGCCTCCTTCCTCGCGGCCTCGCGCGAAGTGTTCGGTGGCGCCATCGTCAAGCTGCTGCTCGACAGCTTCGAGTTCGTGCTGCTGGCCGGCGGCATGGCCTGCCTCTATCGCTATGTGCCGAACACGCACGTCAAGTGGTCGCATGCCTGGACCGGCGGATTCTTCGTCGCGGCGGCGATCGAGATCTCGAAGCGGGTGCTCGGCTACTACCTCAGCCTCGTGCCGACCTATTCGGTGATGTACGGCGCCTTCGCGACGGTGCCGATCCTGCTGGTGTGGACCTACGTGGCGTGGCTGATTGTGCTGTTCGGCGCGGTGATCGCGGCCTATCTGCCGAGCCTTCTCACCGGCGTGGCGCGCCGCGGCGGAGCGGCGGGCTGGCCGCTGCAGCTGGCAGTCGAAGTGCTGCAGCATCTCTCGGAGGCCCGATCGACCACCGCCAAGGGGCTCGGCGCCGCCGCGCTGGTGGCGCGCATGCGGGTGGAGGCCTTGCAGCTCGCGCCGGTGCTCGAGACGCTGGTGGCCATCGACTGGATCGCGCCGATCGCCGAGGAGCCCGCCAACGAAGACCCGCGCTTCGTGCTGCTCGCGGACCCGACCATCACCCCGCTCGAACCGCTGCTGAAAGAACTGCTCATGCCACAGGCGCCGCCGCTGGAGAACCTCTGGCGCAAAGGCCCTTTGGATACGCTTTTGCTGCAGGATCTGCTGGTCTATCGATAA
- a CDS encoding thioredoxin family protein — protein MTDFSSCAAPVPADDPLWVVCLCAEWCGACREYRPLFEQVARAHPQLRFAWVDIEDHADLADDFDVETFPTMLIANGGGTHFLGPLLPHAETLSRLLTALQPAQASAPEVRTLLAALQREPETFSVA, from the coding sequence TTGACCGACTTCTCCTCCTGTGCAGCGCCCGTTCCGGCCGACGATCCGCTGTGGGTCGTCTGCCTGTGCGCCGAATGGTGCGGCGCATGCCGCGAGTACCGGCCGCTGTTCGAGCAGGTGGCGCGCGCGCATCCGCAACTCCGGTTTGCCTGGGTGGATATCGAGGACCATGCCGATCTGGCCGACGACTTCGACGTCGAGACCTTCCCGACGATGCTGATCGCGAACGGCGGCGGCACGCATTTCCTCGGGCCGCTGCTGCCGCACGCCGAGACGCTGTCGCGGCTGCTGACCGCGCTGCAGCCCGCCCAGGCTTCGGCGCCAGAGGTGCGGACACTGCTCGCGGCGCTCCAGCGAGAGCCCGAGACCTTCTCGGTCGCCTGA
- a CDS encoding NAD-dependent epimerase/dehydratase family protein — protein MRILLFGATGMVGQGVLRECLVDGDVTRVLCVGRRPSGEQHPKLHELVLPDLHDYSAVLDQLRDYDACFFCLGVSSVGMKEDDYRRITYDLTLAAARTLARLNPQMTFIYVSGAGTDSTERGSVMWARVKGATENALMRLPFKAAYMFRPGFIEPMHGVRSKTALYQAAYVIAKPVFGLLQRWAPDRVTTSVKVGRAMLMAAKRGAPAPLVEVPDINRLGG, from the coding sequence ATGAGGATTCTTCTCTTCGGCGCAACCGGCATGGTGGGGCAGGGCGTTCTGCGCGAATGCCTCGTCGATGGCGACGTGACACGGGTGCTCTGCGTGGGCCGCAGGCCCAGCGGCGAGCAGCATCCCAAGTTGCACGAGCTGGTTCTTCCCGATCTCCACGACTATTCGGCGGTCCTGGACCAGCTCAGGGACTACGACGCCTGTTTCTTCTGCCTCGGCGTGTCGTCCGTCGGCATGAAGGAAGACGACTACCGCCGCATCACCTACGACCTCACGTTGGCTGCGGCGCGCACCCTGGCGCGGCTCAATCCGCAGATGACCTTCATCTATGTGTCCGGCGCCGGCACCGACAGCACCGAGCGCGGATCGGTGATGTGGGCGCGCGTCAAGGGTGCGACCGAGAACGCGCTGATGCGGCTGCCGTTCAAGGCGGCCTACATGTTCCGGCCCGGGTTCATCGAGCCGATGCATGGCGTGCGCTCGAAAACGGCGCTCTACCAGGCGGCCTACGTGATCGCGAAGCCGGTCTTCGGGCTCCTCCAGCGCTGGGCGCCCGACCGGGTCACGACCAGCGTGAAGGTGGGCCGCGCGATGCTCATGGCAGCCAAGCGCGGCGCGCCGGCGCCGCTGGTCGAGGTACCCGACATCAACAGGCTGGGCGGCTGA
- a CDS encoding alpha/beta fold hydrolase — MQLKVNGHATYCYTGGKTLDSAKPTVVFIHGVLNDHSVWILQSRWFANHGWNVLAIDLPGHCRSEGPPPATVEEAAAFIALLLDAAGVAKAALVGHSFGSLIALETAARSPERVTHLALVGTAYPMTVSPALLDGAINDPQQAIGMVNTFSHSLLAPPPSSLGPGTWLHGASRALMRRVLASNPDANVFHIGFKACNDYANGEAAMAKVQCPTLFLLGASDQMTPPRATRTLISKAANAKVVTVNAGHALMTEAPDEVLFALGAFLKN; from the coding sequence ATGCAGCTCAAGGTCAACGGCCACGCCACCTATTGCTACACCGGCGGCAAGACGCTCGACAGCGCCAAGCCCACGGTCGTCTTCATCCACGGCGTGCTGAACGACCACAGCGTGTGGATCCTGCAAAGCCGCTGGTTCGCCAACCATGGCTGGAACGTGCTGGCGATCGACCTGCCCGGGCACTGCAGGAGCGAAGGGCCGCCGCCGGCCACCGTCGAGGAGGCAGCGGCGTTCATCGCCCTGCTGCTCGACGCGGCCGGGGTGGCGAAGGCAGCGCTGGTCGGCCACAGCTTCGGCTCGCTGATCGCGCTCGAGACCGCCGCGCGCTCGCCGGAGCGCGTGACGCATCTCGCGCTGGTCGGCACCGCCTATCCGATGACGGTGTCGCCGGCACTGCTCGACGGCGCAATCAACGATCCGCAGCAGGCGATCGGGATGGTCAACACCTTCTCGCATTCGCTGCTGGCACCGCCGCCCTCCTCGCTCGGGCCGGGCACCTGGCTCCATGGCGCCTCGCGCGCACTGATGCGCCGCGTGCTGGCGAGCAATCCGGATGCGAACGTCTTCCACATCGGCTTCAAGGCCTGCAACGACTATGCGAACGGCGAAGCCGCGATGGCCAAGGTGCAATGCCCGACGCTCTTTCTCCTCGGCGCATCGGACCAGATGACGCCGCCACGTGCCACACGCACGCTGATTTCGAAGGCTGCCAACGCGAAGGTGGTCACGGTCAACGCCGGCCATGCGCTGATGACCGAGGCACCGGACGAAGTGCTCTTCGCGCTCGGCGCCTTCCTGAAGAACTGA
- a CDS encoding O-acetylhomoserine aminocarboxypropyltransferase codes for MPGYSDPGFDTLALHAGAAPDPATGARAVPIHLTTSFVFESSDHAAALFNLERAGHVYSRISNPTNAVLEQRVSALEGGIGAIATASGQAALHLSIATLMGAGSHIVASTALYGGSQNLLHYTMRRFGIETTFVKPGDPGGWRAAIRPDTKLLFGETVGNPGLDVLDIPAVSEIAHAAKVPLLVDSTLTSPYLIKPFDWGADLVYHSATKFLSGHGTVIGGIVVDSGNFDWERSGKFAELTEAYDGFHNMVFSEESTVGAFLLRARREGLRDFGASMSPHTAWLILQGIETLPLRMERHIDNTQKVVQFLAAHPFVAHVGHPLLESHPSHALANRLLKHGAKGAGSVFSFDLKGNREQGKKFIEALRLFSHLANVGDCRSLVIHPASTTHFRMSDEALAAAGISQGTIRLSIGLEDPADLIDDLKRALKAAEKAGA; via the coding sequence ATGCCCGGCTACTCCGACCCCGGCTTCGACACGCTGGCCCTGCACGCCGGCGCCGCGCCCGACCCCGCCACCGGCGCGCGCGCAGTGCCGATCCACCTGACCACCTCCTTCGTCTTCGAGTCCAGCGACCACGCGGCGGCACTCTTCAATCTCGAGCGCGCCGGGCATGTGTATTCGCGCATCAGCAACCCGACCAACGCGGTGCTGGAGCAGCGGGTGTCGGCGCTCGAAGGCGGCATCGGGGCGATCGCCACCGCGAGCGGGCAGGCCGCGCTGCACCTGTCGATCGCGACGCTGATGGGCGCGGGCTCGCACATCGTCGCGAGCACCGCGCTCTACGGTGGCTCGCAGAACCTGCTGCACTACACGATGCGGCGCTTCGGCATCGAGACCACCTTCGTCAAGCCCGGCGACCCGGGCGGCTGGCGCGCCGCGATCCGGCCCGACACCAAGCTGCTGTTCGGCGAAACGGTCGGCAACCCGGGCCTCGACGTGCTCGACATCCCGGCGGTGAGCGAGATCGCGCACGCGGCCAAGGTGCCGCTGCTGGTGGATTCGACCTTGACCTCGCCCTATCTCATCAAGCCCTTCGACTGGGGCGCCGACCTGGTCTACCACTCGGCCACCAAGTTCCTGTCGGGCCACGGCACCGTGATCGGCGGCATCGTGGTCGATTCGGGCAACTTCGACTGGGAGCGCTCCGGCAAGTTCGCGGAACTGACCGAGGCCTACGACGGCTTCCACAACATGGTCTTCAGCGAGGAAAGCACCGTCGGCGCCTTCCTGCTGCGCGCGCGGCGCGAGGGGCTGCGCGACTTCGGCGCCTCCATGAGTCCGCACACCGCATGGCTGATCCTGCAGGGCATCGAGACGCTGCCGCTGCGCATGGAGCGGCACATCGACAACACGCAGAAGGTGGTGCAGTTCCTCGCCGCCCATCCGTTCGTGGCGCACGTCGGGCATCCGCTGCTCGAATCGCATCCGAGCCACGCGCTCGCCAACCGGCTGCTCAAGCATGGCGCGAAGGGCGCGGGGTCGGTCTTCAGCTTCGACCTCAAGGGCAACCGCGAGCAGGGCAAGAAGTTCATCGAGGCGCTGCGGCTGTTCAGCCACCTTGCGAACGTCGGCGACTGCCGCAGCCTCGTGATCCACCCGGCGAGCACGACGCACTTCCGCATGAGCGACGAAGCGCTGGCCGCCGCGGGGATTTCGCAGGGCACGATCCGGCTCTCGATCGGGCTCGAAGACCCGGCCGACCTGATCGACGATCTCAAGCGCGCCCTGAAAGCCGCGGAAAAGGCAGGTGCGTGA